In Sulfitobacter guttiformis, the genomic stretch ACCGCACCTGATCGAGCTGAACAGGCTCCGCCAAGCGGATATTTACAATATAACTCATCTCTCACCCCTATGTGTGCCCCCACGGCTGAAATCCTTATGGCGGGCAGGGGTTTTCAAATGGTTGCTGGTATCGGGTGTTTTCGCTCGAATTCGGTTATAATTCAGTCTAACTGTGGGCGAACAATTTTCAGGAGACCTCGTTCCATGAAAGAGGCGAAGCCCCTACCGAACTACCTGTTGCAGCGATATCATGGCTGGAAAGCCACGACATACGCTGAAAACAGGGCGTGGTATCACAAGCTGGCGACAGACGGCCAACATCCCCGCGCAATGGTTATCTCGTGTTGCGACAGCCGTGTGCACGTTACGGCGATTTTTGGTGCGGATCAGGGAGAGTTTTTTATTCACCGAAATATTGCCAACCTCGTGCCGCCGTTCAAGCCGGATGGCGCGCAGCACGGCACCTCTGCTGCTGTTGAATACGCCGTGCAGGTTCTGCATGTGGCGCATGTGATTGTGTTGGGCCATTCCAATTGTGGTGGCGTTCAGGGCTGCCTGAATATGTGCGCTGGTCACGCACCCGAGCTTGATGCAAAAGACAGCTTTGTCGGGCGATGGATGGATATCTTGCGCCCGAAATACGAGTTGGTAAAAGATATTGACGATCAGTCGGAGCAGTTGCGCCAACTGGAAAAGCACTCGGTCATGATTTCGCTCGAAAATCTGATGACGTTCCCGTGGTTGGCAGAGAAAGTGACCTCGGGTGCGCTCACGTTGCATGGCATGTGGACGGACATCGGCGAGGGCAGTCTGGAGTATTACAGCCCTGCCACAGATCTGTTCGAGCCGGTATAGGGTCAAGCAGTTGACCCTAATATTCTACACCGGAGAATTGAATGTCTGAATTCTTAAGCCTCGCAGGGCAAAACCTGCTCTCGCCGATCATTCTCAGCTTTGTGTTGGGCCTACTGGCTTCACTTGCCCGCTCGGATCTGAACATACCCGAAGCGGTGGCAAAGGGTATGTCGATCTACCTGCTGTTTGCTATCGGCTTCAAAGGCGGTGCGAGTGTTGCGTCTTACGGGCTGGATGCACGCCTTGGATTTACGCTCTTGGCAGGAGTGGTCCTGTCAGCGTTGCTGCCGGTTATTGCTTTTGGCCTGTTGCAGGTGATGACAAAGATGAGCCGACTTGATGCCGCAGCTGTTGCCGCACATTATGGCTCGATCTCGATCGTGACATTTGTTGCTGCGACCTCCGTTCTGGAGGGGCGTGGCATACCTTCCGAAGGTTATATGGTTGCGGTCGCGGCGGCGATGGAAGCCCCTGCCATCCTTTCTGCGCTCTGGCTCATTTCACGTGGCGGTGGTGCGGACTCAAAGGGGATGGACAGCACGCTGATGCGGGAAATCATGCTCAACGGATCAATTGTTCTTCTGGTAGGGGCGTTCGCCATCGGTTGGATCACGGGCGAGCAGGGGCTCAAGGAGATCTCGAGTTTTATTGTAAATCCGTTCAAGGGCGTTTTATGCCTGTTCCTGCTCGATATGGGGCTGGTCGCTGGACGAGGGTTGCGCGGCGGAGGCGGTATCCTGACGCGCGGTGTATTGGCCTTCGGGGTTGTGATGCCGCTTGTGGGCTCGCTCTTTGGTCTCGGTGCCGGTTTGATGCTGGGGCTTAGCTCCGGAGGGGTGGCACTTATGATGGTCCTATCTGCTTCGGCGTCCTATATCGCGGTGCCTGCAGCGATGCGTGTGGCCCTACCCGAAGCGAACCCCTCTTTGTACCTGACATTGTCGCTGGGGGTGACATTTCCCTTTAACCTGACCATTGGCATCCCGCTCTATGTGGGTATTGCCATGGCCTTGACCGGAGGCTGATCCATGCAAACACACAAAGCCAAGCGTGTGGAAATAACCATCGAGAACGTAATGGAATCGCGCCTCACCGACGCGCTACGCAAGGCGGGAGTGACCGGGTATTCCGTGCTACCGGTATTGGGCGGATCGGGGCGTTCGGGCGCGTGGGACCGTGCGGGACAGGTGAGCCGTGCACAGGGCATGGTGCAGGTGGTGTGTATCATCAAGCCCGAGCGCCTTGATGCGTTGCTTGATGCGGCCTTCGCAGTGGTCGAGCGGCATATTGGTGTGGTAAGTATCGTAGATTGCGATGTGCTGCGAGCCGAGCGGTTTTAACCACACGTTAACCATATCCATCGCAGATTTGGGTATGGAATTGGAATCAGTTACCCTCAAACTACCCCGTGATCTGTTGTCAGGCGCACAGCGCGTTGCAACCGCGCGTGATGTCACAATCGGCCATATGGTTCGCCAACTGCTCAAGCGCGAGGTGGATCGACAGCTGTCTAGAACTGGTCCCACCCAAACAGATCAGCGCCTCCTCGCTGCCTTACAGGCGCTTCTCGCTCGCGACATGGCTGAGGCGGGTGGCTGGGATGATCTGGCAGAACGCTTGCGCCCCCATGGCTACGAGATGCGTCCATCGGGGGCGGGTTGCGTGTTGTACAAATCGAGCTGCGACACACGCATCTGTAAAGGCTCCGAGCTTGGCTTTCCCTATGCTGCGCTGGTGGAGCGTTTCGGTGGGCCGATGCCGTCCCATGCAGCGTTTAAAACCGCGCTGGGTGTTATGCCTGCAGGCCGGATCGATCCCACGCGGCGGGCAATGATCGCCACTCATATCGAAAGCGCGAGAAGCTGGCCCGACCTGATCAACCGCCTTGCGTGCAGCGGGCTGGAGCTGCGTGCTGTAGGTCAGGCCCTTGCTGTACACGTTGTCAGCACCGGCCGTCATCTGTGCAACTCGGGGGCGGTTGGCGCGGAATACGAACAGCTCATAGAAAGATTTGGCAAACCGCTTCCCAGCCGACCATCTGGAGATCACCAGCATCCCGATGTGCCACCCCTCGGCGGCAGCGCAGAGGTTATTGCCCCATCCTAGATCAACGAAGGACCATCCCTTCTGGCCAGCGAACTGTCTGGGTAATCGTCACTTCCTGGGTTGCATTGGCTGGCAGCGTGAAGTTCCACTGGGTCAGGCCACGGCGGTCCTCCACATCGGTTTCGCTCGCTCTGGGCTCTGCATTCCACTCAATCTGCAGATCGTCCTGCTCACTATAGGGTACGCCCTCAAGCAGTTCGACATTCCATGATTCAGATCCGAGATTTTCAACAGACAGCCGCACGTCCTGAACCTGTGCATTGTTGCGATTGATAAACCCCCGGTCGCCTTCGCTCTTTTCCAGAACTGCACGGGTGAGGCGCAGATCCTCGATTGGCCCGAACGCTTGCGCAAACGTGCCGCCTGCCGGAACCGGCGCGAAATTGCTTTGCCCCACAAGGGCGCCATCCACAAACACCTGTGCGCTATCAGCCGCGAGAAGCGGCTCCCGCGTGGTATTTGTCGCCTCTGCCATCAGAAATGCAGTTGTGTCGCGCGAGGGGACTGCGCGCGCAAAGACGCGGGCATCAAAGTCCAGCGCATCCAACTCAACCCGCGCTCCTTCGGCATCACGCGCCACGCTGATCGTATTGGGCAGCGTGTAGGTCACACCGGGGCCGTCGAAATTCGGCTGTGGGCGCATTGTTTCGTTGATCATCACGGGCGCCGCTAGGGCGTCTGCGGTCAAACCGCTCTGGTTACGTTGCAGCTTGGCACTCTCCTGCGGGTCCCCGTATTGCAGCAGGGGCGGGTAGATTTCGGAGGGCATCACCTGCCCGCTTGGCGCGAGGGTTGAAAGTGTCAGGATCACATCCTGCCAGTTCTCTCCGGTGCTTTGATAGATCAATGCGGCGCGGCGCAGTGTCATATGCGCGTCGTTGCCACGTGTGAGAAGGATATCATATGTCGGCTGCCATGAAGCCTGTGCAGGATAGCTGATGGAGGCAATCACCGGCCCTGCCTGATCTGCCGCAATAGACAGGGCAAGAAGTGTCTTTGGTTCTTCCGGAGGTGTAAGTGCCACCAGTGCGGTACGGGCATCTTCAAGCGCGCTTTCGAGATCAGGGCGGGCATCAGTAATATCGCGTACGCGTCGCAGAGCGGAAATTTGTGCCGCTGTCGCTTCAAGTGTCTGTCCCTCGATCATCTCGCCCAGACCAGCCAATTCCTCGGGAGTGGAGGGCAGCGTGCCGCTTGATGAAAGTCCTTGTAGGAAGGTCAGCCGCGCTTGGGCTGCTTGCACGGCAAGGCCTGCATCCTGCGCACGGTCGTCCAGATATGTCAGGGCGCGCTCTGCGGTCTCGATCCGGTCTTTTGCCGCGGTCACCTCGGCACTGTCTTTATCTTTCTGTGGGGGCAGCGCATCATTGCGCAGCCGCGTCCCGCTCAATATTGCGCCTTCCAGAGACACGCGCAAACTTCCCGCATTCACCCATTGCGGCAAATCCGGCAGGATCAGTTCATGTGCTCCAACACCCACCTCGACAGTTACATCACGGGTCACCAAGGCAAATCCGCCATAAACGGTGACTGCGGTCGGAGCTGAACTTACAGTAAACGTTTCGGCGAGGACGGGCAGGGGAAGGGCGGCGAGGGCAAGAGTTAGTAGACGCATGATGACAAAGTCCTTTTGTTCAGGATTAAGCATGCAGTGCGGCGCGGCAAAGAAAAAGGGGCGCCATTTCCGGCACCCCCTCAGTGTTTCCAAATGGGCGGAAATCAGCCTTTCTTGAGGACTTCGCGACCCAGCAACTCAGCGATCTGAACAGCGTTAAGGGCCGCACCTTTGCGCAGGTTGTCGGAAACGCACCACAGGTTGATTCCGTTGTCGATCGTGCTGTCCTGGCGAATGCGGCTGATGAAAGTTGCATAGTCACCTACGCATTCAATCGGAGAAACGTAACCGCCGTCTTCACGCTTATCGATAACCATGATGCCGGGGGCCTCACGCAGGATGTCGCGCGCTTCGTTTTCGTCGAGGTGATCCTCGAACTCGATGTTGATGGATTCGGAGTGACCGACGAACACCGGCACACGCACACAGGTGGCAGTAACCTTGATCTTCTGGTCGAGAATTTTCTTCGTCTCGACCATCATCTTCCATTCTTCCTTGGTGTCACCGGAATCCATGAACACGTCGATCTGCGGAATGACGTTGAACGCAATCTGCTTCTGGAACTTCTTCGGCGGCACGTCGGTGACCGGATTATAGATGCTTTTGGTTTGATCCCACAGCTCGTCGGCGCCTTCTTTGCCTGCACCGGACACGGATTGATAGGTGCTGACCACCACACGCTTGATCGTGGCGCGGTCGTGGAGGGGCTTGAGTGCGACAACCATTTGCGCGGTGGAGCAGTTCGGGTTGGCGATGATATTTTTCTTGGAATACATATGGATCGCTTCGGGGTTCACCTCCGGCACGATCAAAGGGATATCTGGATCATAGCGGTATAGCGACGAGTTATCGATCACGACGCAACCCTGCTTTGCTGCGGTCGGAGCATATTTTTTTGTCGCGTCAGACCCTACGGCAAACAATGCCATATCCCAGCCGGTAAAATCGAACGTATCAAGGTCTTTTGTCTTCAGGGTTCTGTCGCCAAAGCTTACTTCCGTGCCCAGCGAGCTGCGGCTAGCAAGCACAGCAAGTTCGTCCACAGGGAACTGGCGCTCGGCCAGAATATTCAGCATTTCGCGGCCCACATTGCCTGTGGCACCTACGATCACGACGCGATAACCCATCTCGGTTACTCCACTATTGATGTTTGATGGTCCGCGCCTGTTATACCGCTTTGCCCATGGGGGAAAGGGGCAGTACGTCAGGCGCTGTCGGGTTTGGTATCTTTGGCGAATACATAAATTATCAGACCGGCAGCGAGCGCTGCTGCAAAGAACGTCAGAATGGTAACAAAGGGCTGCGCGCTCCATGCCGCCGGCGTAGAGGCGGTATAGATCCGGCCTGTCACAAACTGCGCAATCCCGACGCCGCCGATGCTGCACAGATTGAGCATCGTCACCCCCCGACCCACCAGATGGCGCGGCAGGAGGCTTCGGCCATGTGCCATGATCGACGGATACGTCGAGCCGAAAAATCCGATTGCGCACATCAGCGCAATCACCCAAAGCACACTGGTGTCGGCCAGCAGGATCATTCCCACCGTGGCCAGCAGCATGCCGCAGCTACCCCCGAAGATAACCCACTTACGGCTTCCGAACACACGGTCCAGCGGGCTGTAGGCCATCGGACCTATCACCATGGCGATTCCCATGGCAAGTGTTGCCTGACCGATCAGGCGTGGCTCTGCGTTGAATACCTCTGTGAGATAGGGCCCAATCCACAGACCGCGCAGCGCGCCTAATTCGGCATAGCTCACCAACATCAGCGGGAAAATGAGCCACAGCGCACGGATGCGCAGGACCTCGGCAAAGCTGCCCTTTAGGGCGGCAGGCTCTTTTTCGGGATCGCGGACAGCTATCCAGATGCCGGCAGCCGTTAGTGCCGAAAGCGCGCTTAGCCCCCAAAGGGCTGCCCGCCATCCCATTGTCTCGGCAGCGAGAGTGGTTGGGTATGAAGCCACAATATTGCCCAGCGTACCTACTCCAACCATCACGGCAGCCAGAAATGCAAACCGCGCAGGCGGATGATCCAGCGCGAAGATATAGTAAGACGCCATTAGGACAGGCGCGCACCCTATTCCGATTAGAGCCATTGCAACCACAACATGGGCAGGTGTTGTCGCCAAGGCAAACAGCGCCGCACCGCCCGCGCCGCCCAACAACAATAATACCGAAGCCGTCCGGCGGGGACCGATTGTATCAAGGGCCCAACCGATCGGTGGTTGCATCGCTGCGAACGTGATGAACCAAAGGCCGGATGCAAATGCCAGATCCTCTGGCGAAGCGCCCAGATCATCCGCCAGAAACGGACTGAGCACAGCAAGGAAAGCGCGGAAAAACTGGCTCAGCACATAGGCAAAGGCGAGCAGCGCGATGCCGGTATTCATTCCTTTGTCGCCTGCCATTTTTGCGCCAAGGCACGCGCCGCCTGACCCAGCAGGAGTACATCGGCGCCGACGGCTACAAACTGCGCGCCAGCAGCGATCGCATCATCTGTCATCGAATCACGTGTTGAGAGGATGCCAGGTGCTTTGCCTGCTGCCCTGATCCGCGAAATGGCGTCCATAATTGCCGTCTGTACGTCCGCGTGATCGGCATTGCCCATATGACCCATGTCCGCGGCCAGATCGGCAGGGCCGATAAATACACCGTCCACGCCATCTACCGCCAGAATATCATCCAAAGCGGCCAGCCCGCGCCGGTTCTCCACCTGCACCAGCAGGCAAATCTGCGCATTCGCCGTCGTGCCGTAGTCGGAAACTGTGCCGAAACGTGCAGCCCGTGTTAGGGCATATCCGACACCGCGATCTCCATGCGGAGGATAGGTCACATCACGGACAAGCTGACGCGCCTGATCCCCACTCTCCACCATCGGGACGAGCACGGTCTGCGCGCCGGCATCCAACACCTGTTTGAGCATATACGTCTCGCCGACAGGCACACGGACAACCGCATGGGCATTGGTAGCTGCCAGTACCTGCAACTGTGCAAGGATCGAGCGTAGATCATTTGGCCCGTGCTCACCGTCGATCACCAGCCAGTCAAACCCCGCCTGTCCCATAATCTCGGCCGAGAATGTATCGGCCAGACCCAGCCAGCAACCAAATTGCATCTCGCCGGCAGCGAGTGCTCGTTTGAAGGGGTTGAGAGGAGCGGGCATTAAGGTGATCCTTATCCAGAGGCATTATCGCACTCTAGTGTCCGATTGCCTGCAATGACCAGTGCCCTAGAGCACCTTGATCACATCCTTGTCTATGGCGAGCATATAGCCGCGGCGCGCAATATTCTTGACCAGCAACTCGCTCACGATCTGGTTGCCTAGCGTGTCGCGCAGGCGCTTTATGCGGGTGGCCCCCGCCGCCTCGTCGCAGTCGGCGGCATTTCGGCCCGATATCACGCCCTCAATCTCGGACCCTGACATGATATCATCATCCATACGAGCTTCGGCGAGCACCGCCAATGTCTCCATTGCGGCCGGGGTGAGGGAAAAACCGAGGTTGTTGAGATAGACCTTGTTCTCCTCGCGGCTGATAAGCAGTGAGGATACCTGAATGCCTGTCCGCTCGATCTGGGCCATGCGGCGGTTAAATGTGATCAGCAGCATCAGCAAAACAACTGCCGCGACCAGCATTGCTGCGGCAAAAATCAGCAATACACCGATCAGCACACGGTAATTGGTAAGCGTGTCGGAAAAGGCCGTGCCCGACTGTGCGAGGATTTCCAGCAGCTTGATCTCGGAGGCAGAGGTAAGCGTGTCGTTCTCCATGAAAATACGTTCTACACGCGCATTGAATGCGTTGGCGTCAGGCAGGGCCCAAAACATTACGATCGCACCGATTGCCAGCAGCGCGGCAACGACACCGATCCCGATGATTACAAAACGGCCACCATTACGGCGCATTTCAGAAGCGGAGGAAATTCGATCCGGCACTATTTTTCCTTTGCGCAAGCCCCTCGGGCCCAAAGACCGAGACGACATTCAGCAGTTTCCAATTCGCCGCGCCCAGACGTTGCGCCAGCTGGGCGTTTGCGGAGGCTTTCGTACAAGGCCCATGTACTTCGGCCACACCGTAATGCAGCCGGAGCGGATTATCCTGCTTTGCCTTGTAGTCGGCGTAACAGTCGGCGGCGAAGGCGGGGCCGGTCAAACCCAGCATCAGCGCTGCAAAGAGGGAAAGGCGTATATGTTTCATACACCGGACGATGCGCTTTTCCATGCTGATATACAATATCCGCCGCAGCAGCGCACGGCTGCTATCGGATAACATCGTCGCGTTATTGCCTGTCCGGCAAGGTCCGTCCCAAGTTGATCCCATACCGCAGCACGTCACCACAACGCGCCGCCTTTATCTTAAAGGATCTCACTCATGAACTTTGCATTCCCCTCTCGCCTTGTCGGCACGCTTAGCGCGATTGCAATCGCCTTGACGACCCTGACCGCCGTGCCAGCCCATGCCGACAACAAGCGCGCAGTGCGCACTGTCGCGACGATCCTTGGTCTTGCCGTTGTGGGCAAGATCATTCACGACAACAATAAGGACCGATCGGACGGACGCGCTGTCGTTGGCACATCGGGTCACGGAAACGGATATGGCAATGGTCATGGAGGGGTGCGCCGCCCGGGCAATGGTAACGGCCATGTAACCACGCATCCACGCCCGCGGCCACTGCCTGCGCGGATTGATCGTTCCCTTCTGCCGGGCAAATGTTTCTACAGCGTTCCCAGCTATCAAGGTCAGGTGCAAATGTTCGGCCGTCGCTGCCTCGAGCAAAACTACCATTATGCAAACCGCCTGCCGCAAAGCTGCTCTGTGCGGGCGCGCAGCAATCGGGGCACCTATGTCGGCTATGACGCGCGCTGCTTGCGCCGCAGCGGTTACAGTCTGGCGCGGCACTGATTTGAAATTCGATGCGCTGTCTTTGACGGCCGCGTATTGAACCCCGCGCTAAAGAGAATACAGCGCGGGTCAGAAGGGAGGGATGTTCGGGCATCTCTCCCTTTTTGCTTGCGCGCTCCGTGCCCATACGGTTTGCGTGGCGCTATGGAGCCTGATTACTCATTTGAAAGTGCTGCCCGCGCCCGCGGCTTTGCCCGCATCGCAGGTATTGACGAGGTCGGGCGCGGCCCGTTGGCGGGGCCGGTGACGGCGGCAGCGGTTGTTCTTGACCCCTCGCGCATCCCGGAGGGACTCAACGACAGCAAGAAGCTGGGAAAGAAAAAGCGCGAGGCGCTCTATGCCCAGATCATGGAAGTTGCCGATGTCTCAATTGCCCATGCCACGGTTGAGGAAATCGAGGAACACAACATCCTGCGTGCCAGTCATATTGCGATGGTCCGTGCGGTCGAAGGCCTCAGGGCACCACCAGATTATTGCCTGATCGACGGGAACATGGTGCCGCGTGGATTAACGTTTCCCTCCGAGACGATCATCAAGGGCGATGCCCGTTCGGTTTCCATTTCGGCGGCCTCAATTATGGCCAAAATATGTCGAGATTATGTCATGTTGTCCTTGGCGCAACAGCACCCCGGTTATGGTTGGGAAACGAACATGGGTTACGGATCAAAAAGACACATATCTGCACTTCAAGAATTGGGGGTAACCCCACACCATAGACGTTTGTTCAGGCCGGTACACAATATCTTGTGGCAAGAATAATTCGTAAGGGTATGATTCAATAAACAAATTGACCACGAATCCCTCTGTCGTCATCTTGGGTCTCAAGCAACGAGTGCAAAAATGCACCGCGCAATGAGGCAGAGCAATGACAGTAAAAACGAAGGAAGCGCAGGCGCTTCCCCTGAACACGATCCTGGGCGGCGATTGTATCGAGGTGATGAATTCATTGCCCGAAGCGAGTGTCGACCTGATCTTCGCGGATCCCCCCTACAACCTACAGCTGCGCGGTGACTTACACCGCCCCGACAATTCCAAAGTGGATGCGGTCGACGACCATTGGGACCAATTTGACAGCTTTGCGGTGTATGACGCTTTCACCAAAGCATGGCTGAAAGCGGCCCGCCGTTTGCTCAAGCCGAATGGTGCGATCTGGGTTATCGGAAGCTATCATAATATCTTCCGCGTTGGTGCCGCACTGCAGGATCAGGGCTTCTGGATCCTCAACGATGTGGTCTGGCGGAAGTCGAACCCGATGCCTAATTTTCGTGGTAAACGCCTCACGAATGCCCATGAGACAATGATCTGGGCCGGTAAGGACGAAAACAGTAAATACACCTTCAACTATGAGGCGCTCAAAGCGCTGAATGAAGGTATCCAAATGCGTAGCGATTGGGTTTTGCCGATTTGCAACGGTCACGAGCGTCTGAAAAACGAAGATGGCGACAAAGCGCACCCCACCCAGAAACCCGAAAGCTTGCTTCACCGTGTGCTGGTCGGCTCGACCAACCCCGGTGATGTGATCCTCGATCCGTTTTTTGGAACTGGCACTACAGGTGCTGTTGCCAAAATGCTGGGCCGTGATTTCATCGGGATCGAGCGTGAGGAAGAGTACCGCAAGGTTGCAACGAAACGCATTGCTAGCGTTCGTAAGTTCGACAACGAAGCACTACAGACGACAACATCGAAGCGCGCGGAACCTCGTGTTCCCTTCGGCCAATTGGTCGAGCGCGGCATGCTGCGCCCGGGTGAAAACCTGTATTCTATGAACAACCGTCACAAAGCCAAAGTGCGCGCCGATGGCACGCTGATCGGTGCTGACGTAAAAGGCTCCATCCATCAGGTTGGCGCTGCCCTTGAAGGCGCGCCCAGCTGTAATGGATGGACATACTGGTGCTATAAAAAAGAAGGAAAAAGCGTCTCTATTGACGTATTGCGCCAGCAGATCAGAGCGGAAATGCAAGCCTGATCCACCCCCTGAATTCGAACACCGCCAGTGTCACCGCGCCTTTAAAATAGGGGTCGCGAAGATGACACTCACCTTGGCCCCGCCTTTATGGCGGGGCTTTTTTTACAAATTTCATTTTAACGTAGATCGCGATACCCATCGACGCGGTAAGAAATAGCTTGATCAAAGCATTCAGAAGAACGTTCGCGCAAACAAAAGAATTATCGCTCTACACGCCTTAGAAGCATTCAGGCTTGAAAATCTGCGTAACATCTTACCCCTGAGGCTACATAACGTGCTAACTCAGTCGTGCCCGTTTGCGTGACTCGTTGCGCATGGCCTGCTCCACATATCGTACGCCGAATTCGGCCTTGTTGACGACAAAAAGCACCCCGGCTGACGCTGCTTTTTCCCACATGAACGGTGTTGGCCAATCGCTCACCATTATCACCGGAATGCGAGAAAGCTTGGGGTCGAGAGACAGTTCAAGTGCGAACTCCGCCCCGAGACCGTCGGGCATGTTATTATCCAAGAGAATAAGAGAAATTTTCCCCGCCGCCAGCGCCTCTCGGGCAGATTGCAAGGTTGCCGCGACCCGGACCTGCATTTTTCCCTCGGAGCGCCCGATAACGCGGGTCATCATTTCCTGATCAAACTGGCTGTCTTCGACAATCAGACAGGTCGCGTCCTGCGACGATCTGGTGGTTGCGTACTGCTGCATAAGAATCCCCTGAAGGCTAAGATATCTCCAGATATCGCCGCAAGGGATTAAAAAGCGCTTAGCGTGGGTGCGGAGTCTGTGCTTTGTTATAAGCATTCCAGTCGGTCACTTCAGGGTAATACGCTTCGCGCCATTGCCTCACCCGCGGGTTCATCACCCTACGCCAAAGGGGCGGCATCATAGCCAGCATCGTCATCACGGGATAGCCAAAGGGCAATTGCGGCGCCTCGTCGGGCCCGTATGTTTGCAGCACGGGAAAACGGCGATCGGGTTTGTAGTGGTGGTCCGAATGGCGCTGTAGATTTATCAACAGCCAGTTGGAAGCTTTGTGCGCGGCGTTCCAGCTGTGGCGGGGCTGGACATGCTCGTATTTGCCGTCGCCCAGATGTTTGCGTGTCAGGCCATAATGCTCGATATAATTGACCAGCTCCAGCTGCCAGATCGCGACGCCTGCCTGCACAACAAAAAGGCCCACACCTGACCAGCCTCCGAGTGCAAAGGCGATTGCGAAAAAGACGGCCTGCAAGCTCCAATACCGCCAGAATGGATTGCTGCGGTCGGTCCATGGCAACGATTTGCGCGCCAGCATCGCCTTTTCTGCGCCGAATGCACTGAACCAGCACTGGCGCAGCACGCGGGGATAGTAGCGGTGGAACCCTTCGTTATAACGCGCCGTGACGGGATCACGCGGCGTCGCGACATAGCGATGATGCACGAGCATATGTTCGGACCGAAAATGCGAATACAGCACCATCGCCAACAGCAGGTCGGCCAGCCAGCGCTCCATCTTGCTTTTCTGGTGCATCAATTCGTGGGAATAGTTTATGCCGACCGTCCCTGTGATCACCCCCAGCCCGAAAAACACGCCAATTCGTTCTAATGTCTCCAGATGTGCGGCCTTTGGAACGTACCAAAGAAGACTGACCAGCAGCATAAACTGTACGGGTGCCCAGATAATCGTAATCATCTTGTGCCAATAAAGTGCGGCCTCGTCAGTATTCACGTCAGCGTTGTCGGTATTCAGCCCGAGGGCGGCGTCGAGGGCTGAGAACAGGTACCATGTGGCCACTGGTACGATCAGCAAGGTCCAGCCACCATAAAGCGCCGAGATCCACGCCAGCGGAACCAGCCCCAGTGACAGCCAGAACGGCAAGGCACTGCCAAGCTTTGTAAACCGAGATTGAGAAACGGTATTGTTTGTCATGGCTTTAGCCCCACTGTTGTTCACCAACTATAACAGCGAACCGTCTTTTGTCATATGCGGTGTTGCGTCAGTATGCAGAAGGTCGAATGCCTTGCGCATTACCGTGGGAAGATCTGACGGGCGAAAGTCATCACGCGGTTTGAATGTGCCCGCAAT encodes the following:
- a CDS encoding MFS transporter, which encodes MNTGIALLAFAYVLSQFFRAFLAVLSPFLADDLGASPEDLAFASGLWFITFAAMQPPIGWALDTIGPRRTASVLLLLGGAGGAALFALATTPAHVVVAMALIGIGCAPVLMASYYIFALDHPPARFAFLAAVMVGVGTLGNIVASYPTTLAAETMGWRAALWGLSALSALTAAGIWIAVRDPEKEPAALKGSFAEVLRIRALWLIFPLMLVSYAELGALRGLWIGPYLTEVFNAEPRLIGQATLAMGIAMVIGPMAYSPLDRVFGSRKWVIFGGSCGMLLATVGMILLADTSVLWVIALMCAIGFFGSTYPSIMAHGRSLLPRHLVGRGVTMLNLCSIGGVGIAQFVTGRIYTASTPAAWSAQPFVTILTFFAAALAAGLIIYVFAKDTKPDSA
- a CDS encoding P-II family nitrogen regulator, translating into MQTHKAKRVEITIENVMESRLTDALRKAGVTGYSVLPVLGGSGRSGAWDRAGQVSRAQGMVQVVCIIKPERLDALLDAAFAVVERHIGVVSIVDCDVLRAERF
- a CDS encoding carbonic anhydrase; the encoded protein is MKEAKPLPNYLLQRYHGWKATTYAENRAWYHKLATDGQHPRAMVISCCDSRVHVTAIFGADQGEFFIHRNIANLVPPFKPDGAQHGTSAAVEYAVQVLHVAHVIVLGHSNCGGVQGCLNMCAGHAPELDAKDSFVGRWMDILRPKYELVKDIDDQSEQLRQLEKHSVMISLENLMTFPWLAEKVTSGALTLHGMWTDIGEGSLEYYSPATDLFEPV
- a CDS encoding sodium-dependent bicarbonate transport family permease, with the translated sequence MSEFLSLAGQNLLSPIILSFVLGLLASLARSDLNIPEAVAKGMSIYLLFAIGFKGGASVASYGLDARLGFTLLAGVVLSALLPVIAFGLLQVMTKMSRLDAAAVAAHYGSISIVTFVAATSVLEGRGIPSEGYMVAVAAAMEAPAILSALWLISRGGGADSKGMDSTLMREIMLNGSIVLLVGAFAIGWITGEQGLKEISSFIVNPFKGVLCLFLLDMGLVAGRGLRGGGGILTRGVLAFGVVMPLVGSLFGLGAGLMLGLSSGGVALMMVLSASASYIAVPAAMRVALPEANPSLYLTLSLGVTFPFNLTIGIPLYVGIAMALTGG
- a CDS encoding DUF4139 domain-containing protein; amino-acid sequence: MRLLTLALAALPLPVLAETFTVSSAPTAVTVYGGFALVTRDVTVEVGVGAHELILPDLPQWVNAGSLRVSLEGAILSGTRLRNDALPPQKDKDSAEVTAAKDRIETAERALTYLDDRAQDAGLAVQAAQARLTFLQGLSSSGTLPSTPEELAGLGEMIEGQTLEATAAQISALRRVRDITDARPDLESALEDARTALVALTPPEEPKTLLALSIAADQAGPVIASISYPAQASWQPTYDILLTRGNDAHMTLRRAALIYQSTGENWQDVILTLSTLAPSGQVMPSEIYPPLLQYGDPQESAKLQRNQSGLTADALAAPVMINETMRPQPNFDGPGVTYTLPNTISVARDAEGARVELDALDFDARVFARAVPSRDTTAFLMAEATNTTREPLLAADSAQVFVDGALVGQSNFAPVPAGGTFAQAFGPIEDLRLTRAVLEKSEGDRGFINRNNAQVQDVRLSVENLGSESWNVELLEGVPYSEQDDLQIEWNAEPRASETDVEDRRGLTQWNFTLPANATQEVTITQTVRWPEGMVLR
- a CDS encoding aspartate-semialdehyde dehydrogenase yields the protein MGYRVVIVGATGNVGREMLNILAERQFPVDELAVLASRSSLGTEVSFGDRTLKTKDLDTFDFTGWDMALFAVGSDATKKYAPTAAKQGCVVIDNSSLYRYDPDIPLIVPEVNPEAIHMYSKKNIIANPNCSTAQMVVALKPLHDRATIKRVVVSTYQSVSGAGKEGADELWDQTKSIYNPVTDVPPKKFQKQIAFNVIPQIDVFMDSGDTKEEWKMMVETKKILDQKIKVTATCVRVPVFVGHSESINIEFEDHLDENEARDILREAPGIMVIDKREDGGYVSPIECVGDYATFISRIRQDSTIDNGINLWCVSDNLRKGAALNAVQIAELLGREVLKKG
- a CDS encoding HpcH/HpaI aldolase family protein is translated as MPAPLNPFKRALAAGEMQFGCWLGLADTFSAEIMGQAGFDWLVIDGEHGPNDLRSILAQLQVLAATNAHAVVRVPVGETYMLKQVLDAGAQTVLVPMVESGDQARQLVRDVTYPPHGDRGVGYALTRAARFGTVSDYGTTANAQICLLVQVENRRGLAALDDILAVDGVDGVFIGPADLAADMGHMGNADHADVQTAIMDAISRIRAAGKAPGILSTRDSMTDDAIAAGAQFVAVGADVLLLGQAARALAQKWQATKE